A stretch of the Lolium perenne isolate Kyuss_39 chromosome 3, Kyuss_2.0, whole genome shotgun sequence genome encodes the following:
- the LOC127339671 gene encoding uncharacterized protein encodes MDVRNHTETHHITAHGTTTMEVVYTNEEETVERILAMYEKWLEKEKSRFVELDIEYTQHSTYKRQDMAVVEIAMRQYVLVYHYSSSSKHCPALNKLFERKGIIFTGVDTRNDKVMLSRPKIYIPELYNIDIQDIFKSRVGMADLKEAIIDGSYKNMKTKFSSDKDDLWETKPLSPMHLEYAAKDVHR; translated from the exons ATGGATGTCAGGAACCATACAGAGACCCATCACATCACTGCCCATGGCACCACGACTATGGAAGTTGTCTACACCAATGAGGAAGAGACTGTGGAGCGAATCCTTGCCATGTATGAGAAATGGCTCGAGAAGGAGAAGAGCAGATTCGTTGAACTCGACATCGAGTACACCCAACATAGCACATACAAGCGACAAGATATGGCCGTCGTGGAAATCGCGATGCGGCAGTACGTCCTCGTGTACCACTATAGCAGTTCCTCTAAACATTGTCCAGCTTTGAACAAATTGTTTGAGCGCAAGGGGATTATTTTCACAGGCGTTGACACGAGGAACGACAAGGTCATGCTTTCCCGTCCTAAGATATATATTCCAGAGCTGTACAACATCGACATCCAAGATATATTCAAGAGCCGGGTAGGAATGGCTGATCTAAAAGAGGCCATCATCGACGGGTCCTACAAGAACATGAAAACAAAGTTCTCATCTGACAAGGATGACTTATGGGAGACAAAGCCACTCTCCCCGATGCACCTCGAGTACGCAGCAAAAGAC gtacatcgatga